The following are encoded together in the Panthera leo isolate Ple1 chromosome B4, P.leo_Ple1_pat1.1, whole genome shotgun sequence genome:
- the LOC122223573 gene encoding keratin, type II cuticular Hb5 isoform X1, translated as MSCRSYRINSGCGVTRTFSSCSAVAPKTGNRCCISAAPYRGVSCYRGLTGFGSRSLSNLGSCGPRMAVGGFRAGSCGRTFGYRSGGVCGPSPPCITTVSVNESLLTPLNLEIDPNAQCVKHEEKEQIKCLNNRFAAFIDKVRFLEQQNKLLETKWQFYQNQRCCESNMEPLFNGYIETLRREAECVEADSGRLASELNHVQEVLEGYKKKYEEEVALRATAENEFVVLKKDVDCAYLRKSDLEANVEALVEESSFLKRLYDEELQVLHAHISDTSVIVKMDNSRDLNMDCVVAEIKAQYDDIASRSRAEAESWYRSKCEEMKATVIRHGETLRRTKEEMNELNRMIQRLTAEIENAKCQRAKLEAAVAEAEQQGEAALSDARCKLAELEAALQKAKQDMACLLKEYQEVMNSKLGLDIEIATYRRLLEGEEHRLCEGVGSVNVCVSSSRGGVSCGGLTCSTTPGRQIASGPVATGGSITVMAPDSCAPCQPRSASFSCGSSRSVRFA; from the exons ATGTCCTGCCGCTCCTACCGGATCAACTCAGGATGTGGGGTCACCAGGACCTTCAGCTCCTGCTCGGCTGTGGCCCCCAAAACTGGCAACCGCTGCTGCATCAGCGCGGCACCCTACCGAGGGGTGTCCTGCTACCGGGGGCTGACGGGCTTCGGCAGCCGCAGCCTCTCCAACCTGGGCTCCTGTGGGCCCCGCATGGCCGTGGGCGGCTTCCGCGCCGGCTCCTGCGGCCGCACCTTCGGCTACCGCTCCGGCGGCGTGTGCGGTCCCAGCCCGCCCTGCATCACCACCGTGTCGGTCAACGAGAGCCTCCTCACGCCCCTCAACCTGGAGATCGACCCCAATGCGCAGTGCGTGAAGCATGAGGAGAAGGAGCAGATCAAGTGTCTCAACAACCGGTTCGCTGCCTTCATCGACAAG GTGCGCTTCCTGGAGCAGCAGAACAAGCTTCTGGAGACCAAGTGGCAGTTCTACCAGAACCAGCGCTGCTGTGAGAGCAACATGGAGCCCCTGTTCAATGGCTACATCGAGACGCTGAGGCGGGAGGCCGAGTGCGTGGAGGCCGACAGCGGGAGGCTGGCCTCGGAGCTCAACCACGTGCAGGAGGTGCTGGAGGGCTACAAGAAGAA GTATGAAGAGGAGGTGGCTCTGAGAGCCACGGCAGAGAACGAGTTCGTGGTTCTGAAGAAG GACGTGGACTGCGCCTACCTGCGGAAATCAGACCTGGAGGCCAATGTGGAAGCGTTGGTGGAGGAGTCTAGCTTCCTGAAGCGCCTCTACGATGAG GAGCTCCAAGTTCTCCATGCCCACATCTCAGACACCTCGGTCATCGTCAAGATGGACAACAGCCGGGACCTGAACATGGACTGCGTTGTGGCCGAGATCAAAGCTCAGTACGATGACATCGCCAGCCGCAGCCGGGCTGAGGCCGAGTCCTGGTACCGCAgcaag TGCGAGGAGATGAAGGCCACGGTGATCCGGCACGGGGAGACCCTGCGCCGCACCAAGGAGGAGATGAACGAGCTGAACCGCATGATCCAGAGGCTGACCGCTGAGATCGAGAATGCCAAGTGTCAG CGGGCCAAGCTGGAGGCCGCCGTGGCCGAGGCAGAACAGCAGGGCGAGGCGGCCCTGAGCGACGCCCGCTGCAAGCTGGCGGAGCTGGAGGCCGCCCTGCAGAAGGCCAAGCAGGACATGGCCTGCCTGCTCAAGGAGTACCAGGAGGTGATGAACTCCAAGCTGGGCCTGGACATCGAGATCGCCACCTACAGGCGGCTGCTGGAGGGCGAGGAGCACAG GCTGTGTGAAGGTGTGGGCTCCGTGAATGTCT GCGTCAGCAGCTCCCGTGGCGGAGTCTCCTGCGGGGGTCTCACATGCAGCACCACCCCGGGGCGCCAGATTGCCTCTGGCCCCGTGGCCACCGGAGGCAGCATCACGGTGATGGCGCCGGACTCCTGTGCCCCCTGCCAGCCCCGCTCCGCCAGCTTCAGCTGCGGGAGCAGCCGGTCTGTCCGCTTTGCGTAG
- the LOC122223573 gene encoding keratin, type II cuticular Hb5 isoform X2, whose translation MSCRSYRINSGCGVTRTFSSCSAVAPKTGNRCCISAAPYRGVSCYRGLTGFGSRSLSNLGSCGPRMAVGGFRAGSCGRTFGYRSGGVCGPSPPCITTVSVNESLLTPLNLEIDPNAQCVKHEEKEQIKCLNNRFAAFIDKVRFLEQQNKLLETKWQFYQNQRCCESNMEPLFNGYIETLRREAECVEADSGRLASELNHVQEVLEGYKKKYEEEVALRATAENEFVVLKKDVDCAYLRKSDLEANVEALVEESSFLKRLYDEELQVLHAHISDTSVIVKMDNSRDLNMDCVVAEIKAQYDDIASRSRAEAESWYRSKCEEMKATVIRHGETLRRTKEEMNELNRMIQRLTAEIENAKCQRAKLEAAVAEAEQQGEAALSDARCKLAELEAALQKAKQDMACLLKEYQEVMNSKLGLDIEIATYRRLLEGEEHRLCEGVGSVNVCNSSRGGVSCGGLTCSTTPGRQIASGPVATGGSITVMAPDSCAPCQPRSASFSCGSSRSVRFA comes from the exons ATGTCCTGCCGCTCCTACCGGATCAACTCAGGATGTGGGGTCACCAGGACCTTCAGCTCCTGCTCGGCTGTGGCCCCCAAAACTGGCAACCGCTGCTGCATCAGCGCGGCACCCTACCGAGGGGTGTCCTGCTACCGGGGGCTGACGGGCTTCGGCAGCCGCAGCCTCTCCAACCTGGGCTCCTGTGGGCCCCGCATGGCCGTGGGCGGCTTCCGCGCCGGCTCCTGCGGCCGCACCTTCGGCTACCGCTCCGGCGGCGTGTGCGGTCCCAGCCCGCCCTGCATCACCACCGTGTCGGTCAACGAGAGCCTCCTCACGCCCCTCAACCTGGAGATCGACCCCAATGCGCAGTGCGTGAAGCATGAGGAGAAGGAGCAGATCAAGTGTCTCAACAACCGGTTCGCTGCCTTCATCGACAAG GTGCGCTTCCTGGAGCAGCAGAACAAGCTTCTGGAGACCAAGTGGCAGTTCTACCAGAACCAGCGCTGCTGTGAGAGCAACATGGAGCCCCTGTTCAATGGCTACATCGAGACGCTGAGGCGGGAGGCCGAGTGCGTGGAGGCCGACAGCGGGAGGCTGGCCTCGGAGCTCAACCACGTGCAGGAGGTGCTGGAGGGCTACAAGAAGAA GTATGAAGAGGAGGTGGCTCTGAGAGCCACGGCAGAGAACGAGTTCGTGGTTCTGAAGAAG GACGTGGACTGCGCCTACCTGCGGAAATCAGACCTGGAGGCCAATGTGGAAGCGTTGGTGGAGGAGTCTAGCTTCCTGAAGCGCCTCTACGATGAG GAGCTCCAAGTTCTCCATGCCCACATCTCAGACACCTCGGTCATCGTCAAGATGGACAACAGCCGGGACCTGAACATGGACTGCGTTGTGGCCGAGATCAAAGCTCAGTACGATGACATCGCCAGCCGCAGCCGGGCTGAGGCCGAGTCCTGGTACCGCAgcaag TGCGAGGAGATGAAGGCCACGGTGATCCGGCACGGGGAGACCCTGCGCCGCACCAAGGAGGAGATGAACGAGCTGAACCGCATGATCCAGAGGCTGACCGCTGAGATCGAGAATGCCAAGTGTCAG CGGGCCAAGCTGGAGGCCGCCGTGGCCGAGGCAGAACAGCAGGGCGAGGCGGCCCTGAGCGACGCCCGCTGCAAGCTGGCGGAGCTGGAGGCCGCCCTGCAGAAGGCCAAGCAGGACATGGCCTGCCTGCTCAAGGAGTACCAGGAGGTGATGAACTCCAAGCTGGGCCTGGACATCGAGATCGCCACCTACAGGCGGCTGCTGGAGGGCGAGGAGCACAG GCTGTGTGAAGGTGTGGGCTCCGTGAATGTCTGTAA CAGCTCCCGTGGCGGAGTCTCCTGCGGGGGTCTCACATGCAGCACCACCCCGGGGCGCCAGATTGCCTCTGGCCCCGTGGCCACCGGAGGCAGCATCACGGTGATGGCGCCGGACTCCTGTGCCCCCTGCCAGCCCCGCTCCGCCAGCTTCAGCTGCGGGAGCAGCCGGTCTGTCCGCTTTGCGTAG